A section of the Saccopteryx leptura isolate mSacLep1 chromosome 4, mSacLep1_pri_phased_curated, whole genome shotgun sequence genome encodes:
- the CKMT2 gene encoding creatine kinase S-type, mitochondrial: MASTFSKLLTGRNASLLFATLGTSALTTGYLLNRQTVRAEAREQHKLFPASADYPDLRKHNNCMAECLTPAIYAKLRNKVTPRGYTLDQCIQTGVDNPGHPFIKTVGMVAGDEESYEVFADLFDPVIKLRHNGYDPTVMKHPTDLDASKITHGQFDERYVLSSRVRTGRSIRGLSLPPACTRAERREVENVAITALEGLKGDLAGRYYKLSEMTEQDQQRLIDDHFLFDKPVSPLLTCAGMARDWPDARGIWHNYDKTFLIWINEEDHTRVISMEKGGNMKRVFERFCRGLKEVERLIQERGWEFMWNERLGYILTCPSNLGTGLRAGVHVKIPKLSKDPRFSKILENLRLQKRGTGGVDTAAVADVYDISNIDRIGRSEVELVQIVIDGVNYLVDCEKKLERGQDIKVPPPLPQFGRK; the protein is encoded by the exons ATGGCCAGTACCTTCTCTAAGTTGCTAACTGGCCGCAATGCTTCTCTGTTATTTGCTACCTTGGGCACCAGTGCCCTGACCACCGGATACCTGCTGAACCGGCAGACTGTGCGTGCAGAGGCCCGGGAACAGCACAAGCTATTCCCTGCAAG TGCAGACTACCCTGACTTGCGCAAGCACAACAACTGCATGGCCGAGTGCCTCACCCCTGCCATCTACGCCAAGCTCCGCAACAAGGTGACGCCCAGAGGCTACACGCTGGACCAGTGTATCCAGACTGGAGTGGACAACCCAGGCCACCCCTTCATAAAGACTGTGGGCATGGTGGCTGGTGACGAGGAGTCCTATGAG GTGTTTGCCGACCTTTTTGATCCCGTCATCAAACTCAGACACAATGGCTATGACCCCACAGTGATGAAGCACCCCACGGATCTGGACGCATCTAAG ATCACCCACGGGCAGTTTGACGAGCGCTACGTGCTGTCATCTCGGGTGCGCACGGGCCGCAGCATCCGCGGGCTGAGTCTGCCGCCAGCCTGCACCCGGGCCGAGCGCAGGGAGGTGGAGAACGTGGCCATCACGGCCCTGGAGGGCCTCAAGGGGGACCTGGCCGGCCGGTACTACAAGCTGTCTGAGATGACGGAGCAGGACCAGCAGCGGCTCATCGAC GACCACTTTCTGTTTGATAAGCCAGTATCCCCTTTACTAACATGTGCTGGGATGGCCCGTGACTGGCCAGATGCCAGGGGAATCTG GCATAATTATGACAAGACATTTCTCATCTGGATCAATGAGGAAGACCACACCAGGGTAATCTCCATGGAAAAAGGAGGCAATATGAAAAGAGTATTTGAGCGATTCTGTCGTGGACTAAAAGAA GTAGAACGCTTAATCCAAGAACGAGGCTGGGAGTTCATGTGGAATGAGCGTCTAGGATACATTTTGACCTGCCCTTCGAACCTTGGCACGGGATTACGGGCTGGTGTCCATGTTAAGATCCCAAAGCTCAGCAAG GATCCCCGCTTCTCTAAGATCCTGGAGAACCTGAGACTGCAGAAGCGCGGCACAGGCGGTGTGGACACGGCGGCGGTGGCCGATGTGTATGACATTTCCAACATAGATCGAATTGGTCGGTCAGAG GTTGAGCTTGTTCAGATAGTCATCGATGGAGTCAATTACTTGGTGGATTGTGAGAAGAAGTTGGAGAGAGGTCAAGATATTAAGGTGCCACCTCCTTTGCCTCAGTTTGGCAGGAAGTGA